cagggcaGTTGGAATGGGGctatggttttggtttgtgctGAGGGCAGGGTTGGTGACTTAGGGGCATGTTTGTTATTGCTTGTCATGGTTCAGCTGCATCCAGCTTTATGAGAGGTCAAACGTGAGCAGTTCACCTTCCAATTTCCCCTGCCACCCTGctccagaaagaggaaagatgggtgagggaaggggaattgtgggttggaaatgaaaactaaaccagctttgatgaagcaataataattataatgaaaatgctactaatgaaaaagaacaaactaTGTGCAAATGCACAAAATCGACCCACCTACTGGAGTGACTGGCACCACTGATGGGTGggagtgaggaggaaggaaaggaggggtTACTGTGTGGGGAAAGTCCCAGACTGgactcagcagctgcaggagctgcactcaggaactggattcaggaacgcAGGAATgcacagatatttttgttatCACTTGTCACGGTTGAGTCCCACCCAGCTTAATTGTAAGCCAAAGAGGAGCATCAGGATCCCAATTCCCCCCTCGCCATCCCTCGCTCCTGGAAAGGGATCAGGGGCAAAAGAGTTCTCCCTGGGCACCGGCCATCAAAGCAGAGAGCCTGAGCCTCGTCATCCCCCTTGTTATCCCAAGCGTGATGTCTATGGGGTGGAAGCCTCTGTtggtcattttggggtcccctctaCTGTCTGCCTCTCCCTGTATGTGccccccttttttctcctctttccctcacAACTATACCAGCTCCAGGATGGCCTTGGTCTCCCCAGGGACCGATGTCAGCAATgacctttctgcatcccagtgcccattACTTTAGAGATAACCGTAAATGCTCAGTGTAAATGCTCACTTCCAGAGATAGACACTGCCTGCAAACATAGTTAACTACCAGAAAACACAGTGACTTCAACCAGATGTAGCTGTGACACTAGAAAATCccttctgctttagctcaaaccagaacatcGCTGACCTGCATCTGCACAGCGCAAAGGCCTTTCCTGCTCCTCGCAGCACCCCGCCAGCGAGCAGGTATCTCtccctttcttattttccttctcattccAAATCATTCTTCTATTGTATTTCAGTTATTAAGCCTGCTGATGCCTGTCCCTGTCCGGGCTATGGGTTGCCCCCTCACGAAGCAGCCCCTCTGCCCGTCTCCTTCACAGGTCCCGTGTGCCGTCAGCAATGGCCTCTGCAATCCAGATGCCGGCACCTGTCTGCCTCATTGAGAACAGCCCAAGGAAGGGGCTGGTGGTCCAGCAGGAGGCCCTGCAGGTGCTGTCAGAGATCTCCCAgccggtggtggtggtgggcatCGCTGGGCTGTACCGCACCGGCAAGTCCTACCTCATGAACAGGCTGGCTGGGCAGAGGAAAGGTGAGGGAGATCCCAGCCCTGGATGGCCAAGCTTACTGGGTTTTCCTGCTTGGGGTTTAACGCTGGTGAGACCTTTGTGTCCTCCCACAGGTTTCTCCATGGGCTCTAGTGTGCAGGCCCACACCAAAGGGATCTGGATGTGGTGTGTCCCTCACCCCTGCCGGCCTGGACACACTCTGGTGCTGCTGGACAGTGAAGGTCTGGGCGACGTGAAGAAGGTGcggaagaagcagcagctcccttTGTGCATCCCAGCACTTTGTGGAAGGTCTTGAGGGCGCAGCCTTGGTGGCCTGAGTCAAGGTGTTCCCACCAGCTGCGGTATCCTTCAGCTGGGAAGAGCCAGAGGCCATGCGGAAGGAGGCTGGGGTAGAGAAGTTGTCaaattcctctgcttttctggagaagagcagcaggacaggcaTGAAGAGCTCCAGGAACACTGTGTAGGGGATTGTGGGACCCTGGGAGCACAGAGCTTAGGATGATCCCAGCTACAGAAAGTCATGGTGATGTCATGGCGGGGTCTGTCCAAAAACTGGCCTGGCTGTGGCCTGTGGGTTAGGGGCATTGTGGGTCTGGGTTGTGGGGCTTTGCTCCTCCTTAGGGAGTCTTGTTGCTGAGAGCCAGGCGTTGTTGTTCCAGGGCGACACCAAGAATGACACGTGGATCTTTGTGCTGACCGTCCTGCTCTCCAGCACCCTGATCTACAACAGCAAAGGCTCCATTGACCAGCAGGCCCTGGAGCAGCTGTAGTATCCTTGGTGGGAGTGCGGCACCAGGGATGCCCTCCTCTCCCTAGGTGGTGGGCAAGGGGTTGACAGATTGCAGTTCCTCAAAGAACCTTCTGCTGGTGCCCAGGAATGTGCTTTGAGTCCTTAGGGGTGCCATGTTGAGGACCTTATGGCTGGGGGTGGTTGCAGGATGGCGATGCCCGTGCGTTCAGGGCTGAGATCTCTGTTTCCTTAGCCAGCTCCCAGCTATGTGATGAGGCTGACTGAGCGTATCAAGGTGAAAGCAGCACCCGAGGAGAGTGAAGATGGCCTGGAGGAGGCAGGACAATTAGTCCCCTTCTTCCCGACTTTTGTCTGGGCTGTGCGGGATTTCaccctgcagctggagaaggacgGGAAGGAGATCTCTGAGGATGAATACTTGGAGGATGCGCTGGAGTTAGAGCCTGGTAAGGGAATGGTGGTGTGCTGCTGGAGATGTCCACTTGTGACAAAGCAGCACTTCAGGGTCAGTCAACGACAGCACAATGCCGGTGAACTCCCTCTGTGTCCTCTCACTGTGCAGGTGACAGCCCGGAGACACAACGCTGCAACCAGCCCCGGGAATGCATCCTCCGGTCCTTTCCGCATCGCAAGTGCTTTATTTTTGACCAGCCAGCCAGCAGGAGTGAGCTGGTGCGCTTGGAGGAACTTCAGGATGATGAGCTGAATCAAGACTTCCAGCAACAGGTGGAGAAATTCTGCAGGCACATCTGGGAAAAGTCTCCACCTAAGAGCATCCCTCATGGGCGCATCCTGACAGGGAACCGTGAGTGCTGGTGTGCAGAGGCTTGGATGGGCGGGGGCTCCAGGCTGTCTCTGGGGAAGGATGAACTGCAGGGTCAAAGGATGCAGGTGGGTAGAGGGAGAGCTTTTCTGCTGGTGCCGTCCCTGCCTGTTGACCTGGAGCTTCTGGAAGTTGCAGGCAGGGTGGGAAACAATTGGGAAAAGAAGCTGATGAAGACTCTGtcagggaggcagcagggatgtGGCAGGAGCCAGGGCGAAATGGGAGCTGGCATTGTGTTGAGGCTGCAGCTGTCTCATGGTTGGTCTTCTttggcagtgctggggaagCTGGCAGAGACCTACGTGGAGGCCATCGAGAGCGGATCAGTGCCGTGCCTGGAGAGTGCAGTGCTGGCCCTGGCAGAGATGGAGAATGCAGCGGCGGTGAAAGAGGCTGTGACATTGTACCAGAATCTGATGAAGCAGCGGGCAAAGCTGCCGACAGAGACTGTTGAGGAATTGCTGGAGTTGCACAGGCAGTGTGATCAGGAGGCTCTGGAGCTGTTCCACAAACGGGCATTTGAGGAGGGCATGTGCCATTTCCAGGCAGAGCTCACGGTAGGTGGTCCCCAGCCCAGCCAGAATTCCCCAGGGACACCACCACTGTGCCCTCAGGCCTGGGAAAATAGCATGGTCCTAGGGAACTGGGATCTCCCTGTCTCCTGCCAGAGGACAAGGCTGTGCCCTCTCCAGAGGAGACTCCATCCCAGCGCCTGCTCTCCCACGCTACGGACGGGTGGTCGTCCCTGCTGCACCAGCCACTTCTCCCTCTGTTCCAAAGCTGTGCTGCAATGGGGGTGAATCTCAGCCCTGCCCTGTCCCGTGCTGCAGCCCAGACGTACCTCTGGTCCGGCTGGAAGCCTGGAACCTTCCCCACTGCCCTTGTCGTGCTGACTCTCTTGCCTCTGGTTGTTGTGAAGCCCAGGGTTCCTGGCACGCTCTCTGCTCATGTGCACCTTGGCCCAGAGGGGTCTGTGGGCACAGAATGGCCGCCCCATTGTCACCTCCCAGTTGATTACGCCACAGCCTGGAGATCCCTGTCTCCATGTCAGCCTGGCTTGGTTTCTGGCTGGTGTGAGAGCGGTGGCTTCAGCTCAGCCTGGGCTGACACCTTCCCTCTGCATCTCTCTGAGTAGCGCCAGGTGGAGGAAGTCAAGGAGAAGTTCTGCAGAGGCAATGAGGAGGCATCCCGTGCCAAGTGCGAGGATGCTCTCAGGGAGCTCTTCCAAGACATGAAGAGATGCCTCAGTGATGGTGTCTACAGTGTTGCAGGAGGGTCAGAGCTGTTCCAAAGAGACCTGCAGGTACTGGTGAAGAACTACCAGGAAGTGCCTGGCAAGGGAGTGAAGGTAGGAAGAAGTGCAACTCCCCTTTGAGTGGAGATGCTGCACGTCCCATCCCCTTCCTCCAGGAAACCATTTCGCCTGAGctgctgatttttctcttctcttctacCTCTGGTCCTacaggctgctgctgtcttGGAGAAGTTCTTCAAGGAGATCAAGTCTCTGGCCGATGTTATCCTCATCGTAGACCAGTccctgaaagagaaggaagaggagctgaAACGTAATTTCTGGGCTGGGGGAATGGTGGAGGGGGGAAACAGGACTCCTTGGGAGCTTGAGGTCTCAGTTCCTGCTTTGCTTCTATTTCTCCATCTCCAGGTCAGAAGGAGGATCATGAGAGAGCTGAGCAGGAAtggaagaagaagatgaagattCACATTGCTGTATCAATAGGGATCAGCGTTCTATCTATCGCAGTTCCCCCTGTGAGAGCACTGAAGTTTTTTAGATTACCTCTCTAATCACAGAGTGCGTAGGGTCCCCAGGTACAATCGCACTGAATTTTGAAAGCCTTTCTTGCAAGACGCTTGCTGT
This window of the Cuculus canorus isolate bCucCan1 chromosome 28, bCucCan1.pri, whole genome shotgun sequence genome carries:
- the LOC128849370 gene encoding guanylate-binding protein 1-like; its protein translation is MASAIQMPAPVCLIENSPRKGLVVQQEALQVLSEISQPVVVVGIAGLYRTGKSYLMNRLAGQRKGFSMGSSVQAHTKGIWMWCVPHPCRPGHTLVLLDSEGLGDVKKGDTKNDTWIFVLTVLLSSTLIYNSKGSIDQQALEQLYYVMRLTERIKVKAAPEESEDGLEEAGQLVPFFPTFVWAVRDFTLQLEKDGKEISEDEYLEDALELEPGDSPETQRCNQPRECILRSFPHRKCFIFDQPASRSELVRLEELQDDELNQDFQQQVEKFCRHIWEKSPPKSIPHGRILTGNLLGKLAETYVEAIESGSVPCLESAVLALAEMENAAAVKEAVTLYQNLMKQRAKLPTETVEELLELHRQCDQEALELFHKRAFEEGMCHFQAELTRQVEEVKEKFCRGNEEASRAKCEDALRELFQDMKRCLSDGVYSVAGGSELFQRDLQVLVKNYQEVPGKGVKAAAVLEKFFKEIKSLADVILIVDQSLKEKEEELKRQKEDHERAEQEWKKKMKIHIAVSIGISVLSIAVPPVRALKFFRLPL